The genomic segment TTATTAAAAGGTTATCAGCGGCTACAATACCTGTCAAGTCAGTGATAACAAGTAAAAGTATTCCTATTATTCACTGAATAATATCGTTAATGGCATTACTCATTTTAAGTGGTGATGTTTGGGGTGCGAACCGTTCTACAACATTCCCCTCACGGTCAATCAAAAACTTCGTAAAGTTCCACTTGATACCCTCTGTAAGCATCCCTTTCTTTTGGGAAGTAAGATATGTGAAAAGTGGTTCGGCTTGGCTGCCCTTGACATCGACTTTTGCAAACATCGGAAAAGTTACGCCGAAATTGATTTCACAAAACTCCATTGTCTTTTCGATGTCATCGAATTCCTGGTTATTGAAATTATCCGATGGAAAACCAAGTACGACAAGACCTTGCTCTTTATGTTCTTCATATAGTTCCTGCAATTCTTTGAACTGGCTAGTAAAGCCACACTTACTTGCTGTATTTACGATAATCAAAGGCTTTCCTTTATAGTCTTCCATTGATTGAATTTCACCGTTTATTTTTTTGACTGAGAATTCATAGACTGTACTCATAGGATTAGCTCCTTTAACTTTAGTTGTCTACAAACAATAGGCTTTATCGAAGATAATTACAAGGATTCGGGATTGAAAGATGGCGTGTGTTGTTTCAGTTTGACCAGTCATAACGCATCACAGGCCTATTATATAATCGAATTGATTACAGCTAGATTCATTTTTAAATGATAGACATACGTTTCTCTTTTTAATTTCTAATTTCCACTTCATACTCCTACTTACCGCCAAACACGATCTCAAATTGTCATTAAAAATAAACACAAAAAAAGCCACTACCTATAAGGTAATGGCCTTTCAATGAGACCGGCGACGTCCTACTCTCGCAGGGGGAAACCCCCAACTACCATCGGCGCTGAAGAGCTTAACTTCCGTGTTCGGGATGGGAACGGGTGTGACCTCTTCGCAATCGTCACCAGACTCTTTGAGCTTGTTCGCTCAAAACTGAATAAAACAGACATTGTGCTACACGAATCAGGGTAATCAAGCCCTTTTCCAAATTGGTTAAGTCCTCGATCGATTAGTATCCGTCAGCTCCACACGTCGCCGTGCTTCCACCCCAGACCTATCAACCTCATCTTCTTTGAGGGATCTTACTTACTTGCGTAATGGGAAATCTCATCTCGAGGGGGGCTTCATGCTTAGATGCTTTCAGCATTTATCCCGTCCATACATAGCTACCCAGCGATGCCTTTGGCAAGACAACTGGTACACCAGAGGTATGTCCATCCCGGTCCTCTCGTACTAAGGACAGCTCCTCTCAAATTTCCTGCGCCCGCGACGGATAGGGACCGAACTGTCTCACGACGTTCTGAACCCAGCTCGCGTACCGCTTTAATGGGCGAACAGCCCAACCCTTGGGACCGACTACAGCCCCAGGATGCGATGAGCCGACATCGAGGTGCCAAACCTCCCCGTCGATGTGGACTCTTGGGGGAGATAAGCCTGTTATCCCCGGGGTAGCTTTTATCCGTTGAGCGATGGCCCTTCCATGCGGAACCACCGGATCACTAAGCCCGTCTTTCGACCCTGCTCGACTTGTAGGTCTCGCAGTCAAGCTCCCTTATGCCTTTGCACTCTACGAATGATGTCCAACCATTCTGAGGGAACCTTTGGGCGCCTCCGTTACTCTTTAGGAGGCGACCGCCCCAGTCAAACTGCCCGCCTGACACTGTCTCCTGCCCGATAAGGGGCATGGGTTAGAAGTCCAATACAGCCAGGGTAGTATCCCACCAACGCCTCATCCGAAGCTAGCGCTCCGGAATCCAAGGCTCCTACCTATCCTGTACAGGCTGCACCGGAATTCAATATCAGGTTACAGTAAAGCTCCACGGGGTCTTTCCGTCCTGTCGCGGGTAACCTGCATCTTCACAGGTATTATAATTTCACCGAGTCTCTCGTTGAGACAGTGCCCAGATCGTTACGCCTTTCGTGCGGGTCGGAACTTACCCGACAAGGAATTTCGCTACCTTAGGACCGTTATAGTTACGGCCGCCGTTTACTGGGGCTTCAATTCGAAGCTTCGCTTGCGCTGACCTCTCCTCTTAACCTTCCAGCACCGGGCAGGCGTCAGCCCCTATACTTCACCTTGCGGTTTTGCAGAGACCTGTGTTTTTGCTAAACAGTCGCCTGGGCCTATTCACTGCGGCTCTCTCGGGCTTTAACACCCTACCAGAGCACCCCTTCTCCCGAAGTTACGGGGTCATTTTGCCGAGTTCCTTAACGAGAGTTCTCTCGATCACCTTAGGATTCTCTCCTCGCCTACCTGTGTCGGTTTGCGGTACAGGCACCTCCCGCCTCGCTAGAGGCTTTTCTTGGCAGCGTGAAATCAGGGACTCAGGGATAAATCCCCTTGCTGTAACAGCTCAATGTTATAGGAACGGGATTTGCCTCATTCCACACCTCACTGCTTAGACGCGCATAACCAACAGCGCGCTCACCCTATCCTACTGCGTCACCCCATTGCTCAAACGGCGGGGAGGTGGTACAGGAATATCAACCTGTTGTCCATCGTCTACGCCTTTCGGCCTCAACTTAGGTCCTGACTAACCCTGAGCGGACGAGCCTTCCTCAGGAAACCTTGGGCATTCGGTGGAAGGGATTCTCACCCTTCTTTCGCTACTCATACCGGCATTCTCACTTCCAAGCGCTCCACCAGTCCTTACGGTCTAGCTTCGACGCCCTTGGAACGCTCTCCTACCACTGACATCTAAGATGTCAATCCACAGTTTCGGTGATTCGTTTAGCCCCGGTACATTTTCGGCGCAGCGCCACTCGACCAGTGAGCTATTACGCACTCTTTAAATGATGGCTGCTTCTAAGCCAACATCCTGGTTGTCTGAGCAACGCCACATCCTTTTCCACTTAACGAATACTTGGGGACCTTAACTGGTGGTCTGGGCTGTTTCCCTCTCGACTACGGATCTTATCACCCGCAGTCTGACTCCCAAACATAAATCATCGGCATTCGGAGTTTGTCTGAATTCGGTAACCCGGGATGGGCCCCTAGTCCAAACAGTGCTCTACCTCCGAGATTCTTAAGTTTGAGGCTAGCCCTAAAGCTATTTCGGAGAGAACCAGCTATCTCCAGGTTCGATTGGAATTTCACCGCTACCCACACCTCATCCCCGCACTTTTCAACGTACGTGGGTTCGGGCCTCCAGTAAGTGTTACCTTACCTTCACCCTGGACATGGGTAGATCACCTGGTTTCGGGTCTACGACCCCATACTCTATCGCCCTATTCAGACTCGCTTTCGCTGCGGCTCCGCATTCACTGCTTAACCTTGCATGGAATCGTAACTCGCCGGTTCATTCTACAAAAGGCACGCCATCACCCATTAACGGGCTCTGACAACTTGTAGGCACATGGTTTCAGGATCTATTTCACTCCCCTTCCGGGGTGCTTTTCACCTTTCCCTCACGGTACTGGTTCACTATCGGTCACTAGGGAGTATTTAGCCTTGGGAGATGGTCCTCCCGGATTCCGACGGAATTTCACGTGTTCCGCCGTACTCAGGATACACTCTGGAGAGAATGGACTTTCAACTACGGGGCTTTTACCCGCTACGGCGGACCTTTCCAGGTCGCTTCGTCTAATCCATTCCTTTGTAACTCCGTATAGAGTGTCCTACAACCCCAAGAAGCAAGCTTCTTGGTTTGGGCTCTTCCCGTTTCGCTCGCCGCTACTCAGGGAATCGATTTTTCTTTCTATTCCTCCGGATACTTAGATGTTTCAGTTCTCCGGGTGTGCCTCGTTTACGCTATGTATTCACGTAAACGTACTGTCCCATTATGGACAGTGGGTTTCCCCATTCGGAAATCTCCGGATCAAAGCTTACTTACAGCTCCCCGGAGCATATCGGTGTTAGTGCCGTCCTTCTTAGGCTCCTAGTGCCAAGGCATCCGCCATGCGCCCTTTCTAACTTAACCCTTTGGTTTTCAATAAGCTTACGCTTCTTGAATTCCTCTTTGGTGAATTCTCCTTTACAGCGATGTAAATCGGAATTCGTAAAAGGCATTGCATGATTAGCTCATTTGCATGCGCTAATCTAGAGAAACGAATTTCTCTACGTTGATTACTTGATTTGTTGCTATCAATGTCGTTTCATTCAGTTTTCAAAGAACAAGTTTTGAATGTTCATATATAGAGGCTTCTTCAAGCGAAAAAACGCTTAAAAAGCTTAATGAACCTTCAAAACTGAACGCAAAACATCAATGTGTAAACCCGTGGTTTACATTCCGTAATAATCCTTAGAAAGGAGGTGATCCAGCCGCACCTTCCGATACGGCTACCTTGTTACGACTTCACCCCAATCATCTGTCCCACCTTCGGCGGCTGGCTCCCGTAAGGGTTACCCCACCGACTTCGGGTGTTACAAACTCTCGTGGTGTGACGGGCGGTGTGTACAAGACCCGGGAACGTATTCACCGTGGCATGCTGATCCACGATTACTAGCGATTCCGGCTTCATGGAGGCGAGTTGCAGCCTCCAATCCGAACTGGGAATGATTTTATGGGATTGGCTCCCCCTCGCGGGTTGGCAACCCTCTGTATCATCCATTGTAGCACGTGTGTAGCCCAGGTCATAAGGGGCATGATGATTTGACGTCATCCCCACCTTCCTCCGGTTTATCACCGGCAGTCACCTTAGAGTGCCCAACTGAATGCTGGCAACTAAGATCAAGGGTTGCGCTCGTTGCGGGACTTAACCCAACATCTCACGACACGAGCTGACGACAACCATGCACCACCTGTCACCACTGTCCCCGAAGGGAAAGGCGTATCTCTACACCGGTCAGTGGGATGTCAAGACCTGGTAAGGTTCTTCGCGTTGCTTCGAATTAAACCACATGCTCCACCGCTTGTGCGGGTCCCCGTCAATTCCTTTGAGTTTCAGCCTTGCGGCCGTACTCCCCAGGCGGAGTGCTTAATGCGTTAGCTGCAGCACTAAGGGGCGGAAACCCCCTAACACTTAGCACTCATCGTTTACGGCGTGGACTACCAGGGTATCTAATCCTGTTTGCTCCCCACGCTTTCGCGCCTCAGCGTCAGTTACAGACCAGAAAGCCGCCTTCGCCACTGGTGTTCCTCCACATCTCTACGCATTTCACCGCTACACGTGGAATTCCGCTTTCCTCTTCTGTACTCAAGTTCTCCAGTTTCCAATGACCCTCCACGGTTGAGCCGTGGGCTTTCACATCAGACTTAAAGAACCGCCTGCGCGCGCTTTACGCCCAATAATTCCGGACAACGCTTGCCACCTACGTATTACCGCGGCTGCTGGCACGTAGTTAGCCGTGGCTTTCTAATAAGGTACCGTCATGGCACGGGCAGTTACTCCCGTACGTGTTCTTCCCTTACAACAGAGCTTTACGATCCGAAAACCTTCTTCGCTCACGCGGCATTGCTCCATCAGACTTTCGTCCATTGTGGAAGATTCCCTACTGCTGCCTCCCGTAGGAGTCTGGGCCGTGTCTCAGTCCCAGTGTGGCCGATCACCCTCTCAGGTCGGCTACGCATCGTTGCCTTGGTAGGCCATTACCCCACCAACTAGCTAATGCGCCGCGGGCCCATCCTACAGTGACAGCCGAAACCGTCTTTCAGAGTTTGTCCATGCGGACAAACTGATTATTCGGTATTAGCCCCGGTTTCCCGGAGTTATCCCCATCTGTAGGGCAGGTTGCCCACGTGTTACTCACCCGTCCGCCGCTAAAATCAGAGAGCAAGCTCTCATCATTCCGCTCGACTTGCATGTATTAGGCATGCCGCCAGCGTTCGTCCTGAGCCAGGATCAAACTCTCCATAATAGAAGAAAATGAATAGCTCATTTCTTGCTGACTCGAATCCGAAGATTCTTGTGTGTGTTTCTTTTCAACCAACCGAAGCTGATTTAGTTAGAAACGTTTTGCTTAAGTGCGTTAGCACTCTCACTGTATTTCATTGATGTTTTGCTGTTCAGTTTTCAAGGTTCATGTCGGAAGAATCGACTTGCATTCTTCGCTTTAAGTTGTTGTCGTTGTTTTGGTGACAACTTTTATATCATAACATTTCGTTTCGTTCATGTCAACAACTAATTTCAATTTCTTTTGTCGTTGTTTTAATAATGTCTTGAACGGAACTTATTAAATATACCAGTCTATCTCACAGAATGCAAGACTTATTTTGAAATAGTTTTCGCATTGTTAAATATAGTTGTACCTACCCTGTTTTGCCTAGACTTATGATTGTCCTTAAGAAGAAATATCCTATGGTATTTCATGTATATAAGCAAAGCCGCATTATATGACTGTTCGTAAATAGCTTCTTGTATTATTCACCTCGCCAAAACTCCAAGCATAAATAACTATTTATACCTCAAAATTACTTTACCCTTAACCTTACATAATTGTTTCACCTTTGTCTGATGCATCTAATCATTTTTTTAGACTAACACCCTTCCCCTTAATATAATAAATTCTTTTTTCGATCTCTTCCTTCTATAAATAAGAGATTAAAATCTTACTTTTGCATTTCCCTAACTGCATCAATCAACAAGCTAGTCGAAAGCCCCCTACTACTCAATGCCGAGCCTTAGTGAACTTCCTATCTTTTTGGAGTGGCGGCCATCCAATATCAAACCTCATGGGTATCAGGTCGTTCACCCTGTTGAAGAGAATAAGTGGTTCCTTTGTAAGTCTGCGACACGAACAAACTTTAGCGATTGTAATCATTTATTAACAGTGCAAGACCCGTTTTTCAAGACTTGAAGGAATCAAAAAAAGTAAAAGTCTATAATCAACTTTCCCCAACATCTTTTGATATATATGTTGAACAAATGAATACGGCGTATGCGCTTTACAAGGGCTTTTGGGAGGCCACTGAAAAAGCGCTTGTACTGGAAATGAATTAGGATTCCCACTAATACCGCTTCGACGCTTTGTGGATGCCTCCCGCGCTGGATTGTCTATGTGAGAAAGAGCTTTTCATTATCTGCGATGAAGTCCGCAACCTGGAGTGTGTCTTTCTTGAATATAATTAGTATCAAAAAGTAATCACATTATAATCGCTGCATATACATCTCAAAATCACATTTTTCTCGATAATGAACACCATAGCGCCAAGCATTCTACATTCCACACCCCAAATGACACCTCTCTTATTATTGAGCGCCACGGCAGTTTCAACAGGTTTCTTTAATTCAACATATATAGTAATAAAGATAATTGGATATTCTCTTCACAAATAAACTCCTCATTAAAACCCCAAGACTTTGTGCAAGTCTATGTATATATTCCATGAGATGTACCATGTAGTACTTTCCAGTAATCGAATGAGTGATTGTGTAAGAGGTGATTTAATAGTTTTTCATCATTGGCAGTGCATTTATTGGTTTAACTTTTCCGTTAATTGGATTGAGCGTATAAAATTTGCTTGCCCTACAATTCTTTTTTGATAACACTTAGCACGGCCTGAGGAAATAAACTATCCAAACAATACCCCACTAAAGTGAGCTCTTAAAATCAGCAATCCCTATCTTCAAACGGCATCACTGAATGTTAAGGCATAGCCATTCATATTTCACAGATGAATTAATGCAAGTAAAACAAGGCATTCTTAAAAATAGGATCTAATTCAAATGTTGTGATGAGGTTGTGATTTGCATGTCACCCTTTATCCTGAATAAACCTCTTTTTTATTCTTAACGTTCAATACTATTTTAGCTTTAAAGTAATTCAAGCGCCTAATACCATACGCGTTACACTTCGCTTATCTATATGTGTTGATATAAAGAATCCACTCAACAACGTTCGGCGCTAGGGGATGCCTCCCGCAATAAGCCAGAAAGAAAACCGCTGTCAGTCTTATTGCTTCGGCTGCCCCTTGAGGCGCCTTTGCTGGAGATTATATAGAATCATTAGTTCAACATATATAGTACGTTGCTCATTTAATTCTTTTTGTACATTCAGTCATACTATATCAATTTCTCAGTAAGTATAGCGACATTAATGGAAGTAATGCGCGATAATCAAAAGGCGTTCTAACGACTGTTCAACCGTACTTTAAAGCTTGGATTCATGCTCGTCATTACTATTTCCACACCCGCAAGCATAACCACGACGTTTACAGAAGAGAACGGTTAAGCGCTCGAACCATAAAGTTGTATGGATGCATTAATATTTATTATAGATCCTAAAAATAAACACAAAAAAAGCCACTACCTATAAGGTAATGACCTTTCAATGAGACCGGCGACGTCCTACTCTCGCAGGGGGAAACCCCCAACTACCATCGGCGCTGAAGAGCTTAACTTCCGTGTTCGGGATGGGAACGGGTGTGACCTCTTCGCAATCGTCACCAGACTCTTTGAGCTTGTTCGCTCAAAACTGAATAAAACAGACATTGTGCTACACGAATCAGGGTAATCAAGCCCTTTTCCAAATTGGTTAAGTCCTCGATCGATTAGTATCCGTCAGCTCCACACGTCGCCGTGCTTCCACCCCAGACCTATCAACCTCATCTTCTTTGAGGGATCTTACTTACTTGCGTAATGGGAAATCTCATCTCGAGGGGGGCTTCATGCTTAGATGCTTTCAGCATTTATCCCGTCCATACATAGCTACCCAGCGATGCCTTTGGCAAGACAACTGGTACACCAGAGGTATGTCCATCCCGGTCCTCTCGTACTAAGGACAGCTCCTCTCAAATTTCCTGCGCCCGCGACGGATAGGGACCGAACTGTCTCACGACGTTCTGAACCCAGCTCGCGTACCGCTTTAATGGGCGAACAGCCCAACCCTTGGGACCGACTACAGCCCCAGGATGCGATGAGCCGACATCGAGGTGCCAAACCTCCCCGTCGATGTGGACTCTTGGGGGAGATAAGCCTGTTATCCCCGGGGTAGCTTTTATCCGTTGAGCGATGGCCCTTCCATGCGGAACCACCGGATCACTAAGCCCGTCTTTCGACCCTGCTCGACTTGTAGGTCTCGCAGTCAAGCTCCCTTATGCCTTTGCACTCTACGAATGATGTCCAACCATTCTGAGGGAACCTTTGGGCGCCTCCGTTACTCTTTAGGAGGCGACCGCCCCAGTCAAACTGCCCGCCTGACACTGTCTCCTGCCCCGATAAGGGGCATGGGTTAGAAGTCCAATACAGCCAGGGTAGTATCCCACCAACGCCTCATCCGAAGCTAGCGCTCCGGAATCCAAGGCTCCTACCTATCCTGTACAGGCTGCACCGGAATTCAATATCAGGTTACAGTAAAGCTCCACGGGGTCTTTCCGTCCTGTCGCGGGTAACCTGCATCTTCACAGGTATTATAATTTCACCGAGTCTCTCGTTGAGACAGTGCCCAGATCGTTACGCCTTTCGTGCGGGTCGGAACTTACCCGACAAGGAATTTCGCTACCTTAGGACCGTTATAGTTACGGCCGCCGTTTACTGGGGCTTCAATTCGAAGCTTCGCTTGCGCTGACCTCTCCTCTTAACCTTCCAGCACCGGGCAGGCGTCAGCCCCTATACTTCACCTTGCGGTTTTGCAGAGACCTGTGTTTTTGCTAAACAGTCGCCTGGGCCTATTCACTGCGGCTCTCTCGGGCTTTAACACCCTACCAGAGCACCCCTTCTCCCGAAGTTACGGGGTCATTTTGCCGAGTTCCTTAACGAGAGTTCTCTCGATCACCTTAGGATTCTCTCCTCGCCTACCTGTGTCGGTTTGCGGTACAGGCACCTCCCGCCTCGCTAGAGGCTTTTCTTGGCAGCGTGAAATCAGGGACTCAGGGATAAATCCCCTTGCTGTAACAGCTCAATGTTATAGGAACGGGATTTGCCTCATTCCACACCTCACTGCTTAGACGCGCATAACCAACAGCGCGCTCACCCTATCCTACTGCGTCACCCCATTGCTCAAACGGCGGGGAGGTGGTACAGGAATATCAACCTGTTGTCCATCGTCTACGCCTTTCGGCCTCAACTTAGGTCCTGACTAACCCTGAGCGGACGAGCCTTCCTCAGGAAACCTTGGGCATTCGGTGGAAGGGATTCTCACCCTTCTTTCGCTACTCATACCGGCATTCTCACTTCCAAGCGCTCCACCAGTCCTTACGGTCTAGCTTCGACGCCCTTGGAACGCTCTCCTACCACTGACATCTAAGATGTCAATCCACAGTTTCGGTGATTCGTTTAGCCCCGGTACATTTTCGGCGCAGCGCCACTCGACCAGTGAGCTATTACGCACTCTTTAAATGATGGCTGCTTCTAAGCCAACATCCTGGTTGTCTGGGCAACGCCACATCCTTTTCCACTTAACGAATACTTGGGGACCTTAACTGGTGGTCTGGGCTGTTTCCCTCTCGACTACGGATCTTATCACCCGCAGTCTGACTCCCAAACATAAATCATCGGCATTCGGAGTTTGTCTGAATTCGGTAACCCGGGATGGGCCCCTAGTCCAAACAGTGCTCTACCTCCGAGATTCTTAAGTTTGAGGCTAGCCCTAAAGCTATTTCGGAGAGAACCAGCTATCTCCAGGTTCGATTGGAATTTCACCGCTACCCACACCTCATCCCCGCACTTTTCAACGTACGTGGGTTCGGGCCTCCAGTAAGTGTTACCTTACCTTCACCCTGGACATGGGTAGATCACCTGGTTTCGGGTCTACGACCCCATACTCTATCGCCCTATTCAGACTCGCTTTCGCTGCGGCTCCGCATTCACTGCTTAACCTTGCATGGAATCGTAACTCGCCGGTTCATTCTACAAAAGGCACGCCATCACCCATTAACGGGCTCTGACAACTTGTAGGCACATGGTTTCAGGATCTATTTCACTCCCCTTCCGGGGTGCTTTTCACCTTTCCCTCACGGTACTGGTTCACTATCGGTCACTAGGGAGTATTTAGCCTTGGGAGATGGTCCTCCCGGATTCCGACGGAATTTCACGTGTTCCGCCGTACTCAGGATACACTCTGGAGAGAATGGACTTTCAACTACGGGGCTTTTACCCGCTACGGCGGACCTTTCCAGGTCGCTTCGTCTAATCCATTCCTTTGTAACTCCGTATAGAGTGTCCTACAACCCCAAGAAGCAAGCTTCTTGGTTTGGGCTCTTCCCGTTTCGCTCGCCGCTACTCAGGGAATCGATTTTTCTTTCTATTCCTCCGGATACTTAGATGTTTCAGTTCTCCGGGTGTGCCTCGTTTACGCTATGTATTCACGTAAACGTACTGTCCCATTATGGACAGTGGGTTTCCCCATTCGGAAATCTCCGGATCAAAGCTTACTTACAGCTCCCCGGAGCATATCGGTGTTAGTGCCGTCCTTCTTAGGCTCCTAGTGCCAAGGCATCCGCCATGCGCCCTTTCTAACTTAACCCTTTGGTTTTCAATAAGCTTACGCTTCTTGAATTCCTCTTTGGTGAATTCTCCTTTACAGCGATGTAAATCGGAATTCGTAAAAGGCATTGCATGATTAGCTCATTTGCATGCGCTAATCTAGAGAAACGAATTTCTCTACGTTGATTACTTGATTTGTTGCTATCAATGTCGTTTCATTCAGTTTTCAAAGAACAAGTTTTGAATGTTCATATATAGAGGCTTCTTCAAGCGAAAAAACGCTTAAAAAGCTTAATGAACCTTCAAAACTGAACGCAAAACATCAATGTGTAAACCCGTGGTTTACATTCCGTAATAATCCTTAGAAAGGAGGTGATCCAGCCGCACCTTCCGATACGGCTACCTTGTTACGACTTCACCCCAATCATCTGTCCCACCTTCGGCGGCTGGCTCCCGTAAGGGTTACCCCACCGACTTCGGGTGTTACAAACTCTCGTGGTGTGACGGGCGGTGTGTACAAGACCCGGGAACGTATTCACCGTGGCATGCTGATCCACGATTACTAGCGATTCCGGCTTCATGGAGGCGAGTTGCAGCCTCCAATCCGAACTGGGAATGATTTTATGGGATTGGCTCCCCCTCGCGGGTTGGCAACCCTCTGTATCATCCATTGTAGCACGTGTGTAGCCCAGGTCATAAGGGGCATGATGATTTGACGTCATCCCCACCTTCCTCCGGTTTATCACCGGCAGTCACCTTAGAGTGCCCAACTGAATG from the Sporosarcina psychrophila genome contains:
- a CDS encoding glutathione peroxidase; this encodes MSTVYEFSVKKINGEIQSMEDYKGKPLIIVNTASKCGFTSQFKELQELYEEHKEQGLVVLGFPSDNFNNQEFDDIEKTMEFCEINFGVTFPMFAKVDVKGSQAEPLFTYLTSQKKGMLTEGIKWNFTKFLIDREGNVVERFAPQTSPLKMSNAINDIIQ